Proteins from a genomic interval of Kribbella aluminosa:
- the mobF gene encoding MobF family relaxase: protein MTAGDGYVYLLKHVAAGDVDRRMATSLTAYYAASGYPAGRWLGRGLSGLGNAELTAGLEVTEEQMAALFGRAEDPITGATLGEPYRTYKSPSESVADQIRALDPTLPAALRELEIEQIRKAAARKKTKHAVAGFDLTFSPVKSVSAMWATADVGVQEQIVLAHHEAIHDVLEVLQDQAVFTRTGHDGVAQLDTRGIIATAFDHWDTRSGDPQLHTHVVVANRVQGHDGCWRTIDGRVLYAAAVALSEVHNTLLADNLSRRLGVTWQLHDRGERRSPTFEIDGIPEELIREFSSRTEQIEANLAKLLEHRADDSGPPSRREMYVLRQQATLMNRPAKHLTKPLADLMRSWRDRAERVTHKQAAAIIEKVLDSTPDRPLIAAGLSAETIHAYGATTVLALQTKRATWTRWNLLAEASRQTRLLRLSTTQDRLQVLEAIVHDAEHQSISISPAATFTTPERRADGQSIFTIHNGEIFTSPVILGAESLLLDLAAKLDAPTISDRRLTTSSLSDDKIQALQRIAQSGQTVEALVGPAGSGKTSLLAALRTSWEAQHGDGSVIALAPSSAAATVLSDTLSLPADNLAKWIHEAVGVAADQRHRWISELERAAQAAETTGRRRRHRRIIAELARAYADRDRWHFRKNQLVIVDEASMAGTMELATLAREADTAGAKLLLVGDDAQLGAADVGGAFRLIARDTNAAELSDIWRFSNQWEREASLELRKGHPQVIDLYAAHDRLSHGSLKDMEDSAYLAWRRDSNAGKTSLLIAADNATVARLNARARLDRVTTGEVEPDGIPLHDGTHVGLGDHIVTRLNNRRLRIGRRGFVQNGNRWTVIHRWDDGSLTVQNDDLQTVTLPRAYVRESVQLAYATTAHRAQGATVDTAHLLVTDKLTRALMYVGMTRGRHSNRAYVATHTTTAEMHEPQFRQTRQDVLEAVLEQDGIERSAHETMRAELDNATRLDRLIPIHEHLCQLDARERYRHAIANSGLDPIDQAALQSSPAFGPLITALRQAEHLGLDIPTTLHQTVNQSSLTNAKDIAAVLHTRVERLITRTQRRLGTTSPPLIAGLATPAVNVSNPTYKTALHELESQISQRADWLAHQATSTEWHEQITHSTPEPNAQQHQLIRDIAAYRECYRTSGNHPLGPSPSTSAGNQHAHHQLLNERLSASLTVTPTRPPSPDNPPTSRTIEQ, encoded by the coding sequence ATGACTGCCGGCGACGGCTACGTATATCTGCTCAAACACGTCGCCGCAGGCGACGTGGACCGGCGCATGGCCACGTCGCTCACCGCGTACTACGCGGCATCCGGTTACCCGGCAGGTAGATGGTTGGGACGTGGCCTGAGCGGGCTCGGCAACGCTGAGCTCACTGCCGGATTGGAGGTCACCGAGGAACAGATGGCCGCTCTGTTCGGGCGAGCAGAAGACCCGATCACCGGGGCAACGCTCGGCGAGCCGTACCGCACCTACAAGTCACCGAGCGAGAGCGTCGCGGACCAGATACGTGCTCTCGACCCAACTCTCCCCGCAGCACTGCGCGAGCTCGAGATCGAGCAGATACGCAAGGCCGCGGCGCGCAAGAAGACCAAGCACGCCGTTGCCGGCTTCGACCTGACGTTCTCCCCGGTCAAGTCAGTCTCGGCGATGTGGGCCACCGCCGACGTGGGCGTGCAGGAACAGATCGTCCTGGCACACCACGAGGCGATCCACGACGTACTCGAGGTCCTTCAGGACCAGGCAGTGTTCACCAGAACCGGCCACGACGGCGTCGCACAACTCGACACCCGCGGCATCATCGCAACCGCGTTCGACCACTGGGACACCAGGAGCGGCGACCCGCAACTCCACACCCACGTCGTCGTCGCCAACCGCGTCCAGGGACACGACGGCTGCTGGCGCACCATCGATGGCAGAGTTCTGTACGCCGCGGCCGTCGCCTTGTCCGAAGTACACAACACGCTCCTGGCCGACAACCTCAGCCGCCGGCTCGGCGTCACCTGGCAACTCCACGATCGTGGAGAACGCCGATCACCAACCTTCGAAATCGACGGGATCCCGGAAGAACTGATCCGCGAGTTCTCCTCACGCACCGAGCAGATCGAGGCGAACCTCGCCAAGCTCCTGGAACACCGCGCCGACGACTCCGGGCCGCCCAGTCGACGTGAGATGTACGTACTCCGGCAACAAGCAACGCTGATGAACCGGCCGGCGAAACACCTGACGAAACCGCTCGCAGACCTCATGCGCAGCTGGCGCGACCGCGCCGAACGAGTCACACACAAACAGGCCGCCGCCATCATCGAGAAGGTCCTCGACTCAACACCCGACCGGCCACTCATCGCGGCCGGCCTGAGTGCCGAGACAATCCACGCCTACGGCGCGACGACAGTTCTCGCGCTGCAAACGAAGCGTGCGACCTGGACACGGTGGAACCTCCTCGCAGAAGCGTCCCGCCAGACCCGCCTCCTCCGTCTCTCGACCACCCAAGACCGCCTTCAGGTGCTCGAGGCAATTGTTCACGACGCAGAACATCAGTCGATCAGCATCTCTCCGGCCGCGACCTTCACCACACCAGAACGTCGCGCAGACGGACAGAGCATCTTCACCATCCACAACGGCGAGATCTTCACCTCTCCGGTGATCCTAGGAGCCGAGAGCCTGCTCCTTGACCTCGCGGCGAAGCTCGACGCCCCAACCATCTCCGACCGTCGCCTGACGACCTCGAGCCTCAGCGACGACAAGATCCAGGCACTCCAGCGGATCGCGCAGAGCGGTCAGACAGTCGAGGCTCTCGTCGGACCGGCCGGCAGCGGCAAAACCAGCCTTCTCGCCGCTCTCCGAACCAGCTGGGAAGCGCAGCACGGCGACGGATCAGTCATCGCCCTCGCACCCTCCTCGGCCGCGGCAACCGTACTGTCCGACACCCTGTCTCTCCCCGCAGACAACCTCGCCAAGTGGATCCACGAGGCCGTCGGCGTCGCAGCCGATCAACGCCACCGATGGATCAGCGAACTCGAACGAGCAGCACAAGCCGCCGAGACAACCGGCCGCCGACGGCGCCACCGGCGAATCATCGCGGAGCTGGCCCGTGCGTACGCCGATCGCGACCGATGGCACTTCCGCAAGAACCAGCTGGTGATCGTCGACGAGGCGTCCATGGCCGGCACGATGGAACTCGCCACCCTCGCTCGCGAAGCCGACACGGCCGGCGCCAAGCTCCTCCTCGTCGGGGACGACGCCCAACTCGGCGCCGCGGATGTCGGTGGCGCCTTCCGCCTCATCGCGCGCGACACCAACGCGGCCGAACTCAGCGACATCTGGCGCTTCTCCAACCAGTGGGAACGTGAAGCCAGCCTGGAGCTCCGCAAAGGACACCCACAGGTCATCGACCTCTACGCCGCTCACGATCGACTCTCACACGGCTCACTTAAAGACATGGAGGACTCTGCCTATCTCGCCTGGCGACGCGACTCCAACGCCGGCAAGACCAGTCTCCTGATCGCAGCAGACAACGCCACCGTCGCCCGCCTCAACGCCCGGGCACGACTCGACCGCGTCACCACCGGCGAAGTCGAACCAGACGGAATCCCCCTCCACGACGGCACCCACGTCGGCCTCGGCGACCACATCGTCACCCGACTCAACAACCGCCGCCTCCGCATCGGCCGCCGAGGATTCGTCCAGAACGGCAACCGCTGGACCGTCATCCACCGCTGGGACGACGGCTCCCTCACCGTCCAGAACGACGACCTCCAAACCGTGACCCTACCGAGAGCGTACGTCCGCGAATCAGTCCAGCTCGCCTACGCCACCACCGCCCACCGCGCCCAAGGCGCCACCGTCGACACCGCCCACCTCCTCGTCACGGACAAGCTCACCCGCGCCCTCATGTACGTCGGCATGACCCGCGGCCGCCACAGCAACCGCGCCTACGTCGCCACCCACACGACGACCGCCGAGATGCACGAACCCCAGTTCCGGCAAACCAGGCAAGACGTCCTCGAAGCAGTCCTCGAACAAGACGGAATCGAGCGCTCCGCCCACGAGACCATGCGCGCCGAACTCGACAACGCCACCCGCCTCGACCGCCTGATTCCCATCCACGAACACCTCTGCCAGCTAGACGCTCGCGAACGCTACCGCCACGCCATCGCCAACAGCGGCCTCGACCCCATCGACCAAGCCGCCCTCCAATCCTCCCCCGCCTTCGGCCCCCTCATCACCGCCTTACGCCAAGCCGAGCACCTCGGCCTCGACATCCCCACCACCCTCCACCAGACCGTCAACCAGTCATCCCTGACCAACGCCAAGGACATCGCCGCGGTCCTTCACACCCGCGTCGAGCGCCTCATCACACGAACCCAGCGGCGCCTCGGCACCACCTCACCCCCGCTCATCGCCGGCCTGGCCACTCCGGCCGTGAACGTATCCAACCCGACCTACAAGACCGCACTGCACGAGCTCGAGTCCCAAATCTCCCAGCGAGCCGACTGGCTCGCCCATCAAGCCACTTCAACAGAGTGGCACGAGCAGATCACCCACTCGACGCCCGAACCGAACGCGCAACAACACCAGCTGATCCGCGACATCGCCGCCTATCGGGAGTGCTATCGGACCTCCGGCAACCACCCGCTCGGCCCGTCACCGTCCACCTCTGCAGGCAACCAACACGCACATCACCAACTCCTCAACGAGCGCTTGTCTGCATCGCTCACCGTCACACCTACGAGGCCGCCATCCCCTGACAACCCACCGACCTCGAGAACGATCGAGCAGTAG